A region of Leptidea sinapis chromosome 4, ilLepSina1.1, whole genome shotgun sequence DNA encodes the following proteins:
- the LOC126979941 gene encoding uncharacterized protein LOC126979941 gives MSSTARKRYESLLFQYETTNKTDFRYGAIKEYPKTVYKPRASHSVRGRPLYKHIHTMAEWKGDRPSFDLMITPKEIVRTNPKVVQKPFSKPIDEERDEVQKSRPRLVMTPAVSMDDIDDPQARNILCGDMYKSQMRREYVPLNVASQDIKAPLPGLPAPANPITLPKLQPPLVSPEWRMESVSWDQKQLRTYSDHTRDFWLGQKVPRCRACEETAIVDKHRKMIKQVKK, from the exons ATGTCAAGTACAGCACGTAAAAGATATGAATCTCTGCTGTTCCAGTATGAGACAACAAATAAAACTGATTTCCGATATGGTGCGATCAAGGAGTATCCTAAAACTGTTTACAAGCCGAGAGCAAGTCACTCAGTGCGAGGAAGACCTCTATACAAACATATCCACACAATGGCGGAGTGGAAGGGAGATCGGCCAAGTTTTGATTTGATGATAACACCTAAAGAAATTGTTCGAACAAATCCTAAAGTTGTGCAGAAACCTTTT TCTAAACCAATTGACGAGGAACGTGATGAAGTCCAAAAATCTCGTCCACGGCTAGTGATGACACCTGCGGTGAGTATGGACGATATAGACGACCCCCAGGCTCGGAACATTCTGTGTGGAGACATGTATAAGAGTCAAATGAGAAGGGAATACGTGCCGCTTAACGTAGCATCGCAAGACATCAAGGCACCTCTGCCTGGACTGCCAGCGCCTGCAAACCCA ATAACGTTGCCGAAGCTCCAGCCGCCGCTGGTGTCACCGGAGTGGCGTATGGAGTCGGTTTCCTGGGACCAGAAACAATTGAGGACTTACTCCGACCACACTCGTGACTTCTGGCTCGGACAAAAAGTGCCTCG ATGTAGAGCGTGTGAAGAAACCGCAATCGTAGACAAACATCGAAAAATGATAAAACAAGtgaaaaaataa